ACAAGAAGATATCAACATAATGTAATGTTACTGATCCGGTTTTTACCCAATTTTCACCCGGTATAACTATGGCCCGAAAGTGTGTTGGTTTCATCGGGTTTAGGGTCGGGTTCGAATATAATAAATAGACCCGTGTATATTTCGGGTTGGATCTGGATCACATCAAACTCAACTTCACCCAACCATGTGCACCCCTAATACGAAGGAATGTGGAAGCTTTTCCAATATCCAATATATTTAATCTAACGTGTGctttaaaattacaaaaatgttatatgcaaaaaaaaaaaatttactaatgaattttaaaattaacccaataaaataaaaaaagattataTCTCAAATTATCTCTTAAACCTTAATATTAAGATAATTATATGCACATCTAGTGAACTAAACATCCAATCATTGTTAATTGTGCATGAGTAAATCGAATCAAATGAAATAATcatccaattaaaaataataaatataatcatCTGCATACATATTAAATTAAACATTCGACATATTAATTATTCATATGGTATAATATTCTCATTGTCTATCtatactttttcaaaaaataattactatatatttatataaatatatattattttatttatttttaatatatattttatattatatttaatattttacacTGATAATTGATTTGATAAAAACTTTAAAGCACACATTAGATTAAAACTAAGTCTCAAGCAGCTTCTTTTGCCGAATTCAATATAATATCCATCATTTTTAatcaaaaatgttatttattttttagaattttgtcttttggtcaatttttaaaaaaatttattattatttaattaattcaaatatttatttttacgtatgagttatttaaaaaattaaaaaattattattttttctaaaaattaaataaaagacaatttaaaaaatatgtaattgGACTGTTTTTGAATACCCTagaatattatcattatattctTTATATATAGGGATACAAGAATAACATCACTACTACAAAGACAAACACAAACAGCAAACAACATAAACATTCTCAAATTATTTTGTGATGGCCATGTTTTTCTATTTAGCAACAATGGCAGCACTACTTTGCTTCCTCTTACACTTCTTTCATAGGAGACTATGTTGCAAGAGCCCCCTCTTAATAGATTGGCCTATTGTTGGCATGTTACCAATAGTGTTATGGAACTTGTTCCGGATCCATGATTTCATAACCGATGTCTTGAAACAAGAAGGCAAAACCGGCGAGGTCATGGGACCATGGTTCACCAATATGAACTATTTGGTCACTAGTGACCCCATCAATGTTCACCACATGATGAGCAAGAGTTTTGACAACTATGTCAAGGGTTCTGAATTTCGTGACATCTTCCAAATTTTTGGAGATGGTATTTTTACCACGGATTCGGAGACTTGGAGGTACCATAGATCTTTGCTTCTTTCTTTGGTTAAGAATAGAAGCTTCGAGATTTTTCTAGAGAAAACGATTCAGAAGAAGGTGGAAGCTAGCTTGATTCCTGTATTAGAACACGTGCTACAACAACGTGTTGAGGTGGATCTACAAGACATCTTCAATCGCTTCACATTCGACAACATTTGCAGCATTGTTTTAGGGTATGATCCTAATTGTCTTTCTATTGAGTTCCCTCAAGTTGCATGTGAGAAGGCTTTTAATGAAGCTGAAGAGTCCTTATTCTATAGGCATGCTGTTCCAAAGAGTGTTTGGAAGCTTCTAGAAAGGCTTCAAATAGGTCAAGAGAGAAAGATGAGTGAAGCTTGCAAGGTGTTTGACCAATTCATATACTCTTGCATAGCAtcaaagagagaagagataagCAAGTACAACAAAAGTcaaagagatgaagctcaagtTGACTTGCTTAGTgctttgatgatgatgagagaacaagaacaagaacaagaaaaGGGTCAAAGTCAAACATTATTAGTCAATGATGACAAGTTTCTAAGAGACTCAACTTTCAATATTTTTGTGGCCGGAAGAGATACTATAACTTCAGCTCTTACTTGGTTCTTTTGGCTTGTTGCTACAAACCCATTAGTAGAAGCTAAGATTCTTGATGAGATCAAAGAAAACTTTGGATCCAATAATGATGAAATGAAACACAAAGTTTTTGGCATGGAGGAGGGTAAAAAGCTAGTTTATCTCCATGGAGCTCTTTGTGAATCTTTGAGGCTATTTCCTCCTATTCCTTTTGAGAGGAAGCAACCAATCAAAAGTGACATACTCCCAAGTGGACATCATGTGAATCCAAGTACAATGatcttactttctttgtttgCAATGGGAAGATTTGAAGAGGTATGGGGGAAAGATTGCTTGGAGTTCAAGCCAGAGAGATGGATCTCTAATAAGGGTAGTATTGTTCATATCCCATCTTACAAGTTCATTAGTTTTAATGCGGGTCCTAGAACTTGCTTGGGAAAGGACATATCTTTTATTCAACTGAAGATGGTGGCAGCTTCTATTTTGTGCAATTATCATATTCATGTGGTGGAAGGTCATCAAGCTATTCCAAGTCACTCAATTGTTCTTTTAATGAAGGATGGCTTGAAGGTTAGGGTAACTAGAAGATGCTTGTTTTGATGTATGAtctatttgttttttattattgttaaattttatttctacataaataataataaaaagtatcTTAAGATATTTTTAACTCAGTCATCTTAGAAAGATAAAAACAATTAAcctaaataattttattttattttatttattatttatttattgtaacgtacattaaataaaatcaaaaataataaattttaataattttttattaatatttttttgttacttatcgatataattaattatctttgTAACTTTCACGTCAAGTTAAAACTCCATTATGGAACTTATTTGGCTTATTGATTGTAGTGTGGGACTGCCCTAAGTTAAAAGTTGAATTTAGTTATTTAGGTATTGTGTACCCTAGAAGGAAGTGTTACAATAATTGGTGTACATTTTGATACTATTTATTAATATCTAGCTAGCTAGCTttaataagaaaataattaaaaggtaAGTCTCAAGTATTTTTTGCTTTTAAGCTACATGAAAAATTGATGGAAAAGTTGAATGGCATTGCATCATTGTAAACCCTTCCTACATCAAATTACATGGTGTATATTACTCTTAGCACTCGTTACTATTTTACTTAATGTGGACACGATCCAAGTAAAATTTAACATCCCATGCATATAACGTAACTATGGATAGAGTGCTATTGATATGTCACATATTACCCTTTATGTATATATACAAttcactttttttattattattattattgttcaaaattatatatttaggTAAAGAATCTATATATAGGTTTTGATTCACCAAATGCATTATTAATTGGTCATTAATCAATAAGGGGTGGCCTTGGGACAGTTTATGAGCAACAACCCCACCTTTGGTTAATTGGTTTCCACAAATTCAATATGCTCATCAATTGATATTATCATCAGTGGTGAATGAAATTGTCAAATTGATTCAATATATCatttagtctttttttttttttgccatgttcattaattaaaaaatataaaaaattaatttttagttaatcaatattaactaatttttttaaagtttataatttaaaatctaaaattaaagtttatgctttaaactctaaaatttaaaataattaactaatattaactgaaaaaaaaaagttataagaAGTCTAATCTCTAGTAGTGACAACGTGTCTAATCTCCAGCCACTTTATTTTTAGGTCTTGAATCTTCAACGAATTAAATTTCTTCAATCCCCATTATTtatcataaaagaaaaaaaaaatctcactTGATCAACTACCCTCGCTACAATAAAAGCtagatgcaatcatccaaagtGAAGAGAATTTATTATTCCTTTGGTTATAAATTGATttcatttttacttttaaaatgtatatctatatattaatttttaatatattaaagtgataaaataataattacttttaaacaaaataaattatttaatttatctttgTTTATCAtgttaaacttttaaaataaataattttacgACAAAAATAACACTCAATTCATGCAAACTTGTGTGAGAGAGATGTAAATAAAGAGTATACCATAAAATTACTTATTGCAAAATTTATTAAACTATTATATAgagatatataatagtttaaaaggaataataatttaaaaatatattaaaaggATATATTTAATACACTTCTCTCTTGATGCATGGAAATTTAAAAATGATGTCAAGATTCAGTTGAAACTTGGATCATCAACTTAATGGCTATCAATTGTAAAAGTTGGCCTTGCATACACAGGATGTAAATTAAAGTTTGTAGGATTTCATATTCATCAGTGATGATTCGActaataaaattaagatttatATTATTTGTAACATTATCTCAGATTAAAATTAGGTTTAAAGAAATTTAGTTTCTATTAAATATATGGGCTTTTCATAATTAGAGAAATAAAGAAAGACCTAAaacctaaataaaaaatattatatgagaTGGTCAAAGAGGGATGTATGGGTGAACTCCCCAAACTAATTTTTTGGTGATTTCACTTAGGCCGGCTTACTTAGCTTCTAGGCTACTGTATTTATGACttaaattaatgataaaattattgtatcaaataataaataaattcaatgTGGTATTTatgaggattttttttttttttgacttaATACGAGACTGATTACAAGACTGTTTGATATGTTTTATAAAGAATTACTAAGTGTTTTTGGTGGAGTTAAGCTTTACAATAATTTGTGACCAGAAGCTCTACAAtagtttataaattaaaattgtttttaaaattttaattgtcttAATTATGTCTGTAAAATCGATAAAAGTATATTATGTTAGtcattgatttattttttattaatagtgTGTTAATATGATTTAATGACATGAATCATTAATGATATATGTCCATTCATGATTGATCACGTAAAATGATATAATGACGATTACTGACACGTGATGTATTGATATAAACGGAACGGATGTACCACatgttataatattatttgattatatgtCAACTTATATCACGTGTTGTAACATTATTCATCTACATGTCATCATTATAGTTGTACTAAATTGATTCTTAATTTTGTATTAAGTAACTCATTTTGATCCTTAAAAGTCGTGCACCAAAGATGAATGATAGAGAactattagaatttattattttttaccatTAATTAGCTATCAATATTTAAAAGTGTGGGTTAAAGTATATAGTTGAATTGTTAAACTAAAGAAATTGGATTTATGGCTAAAAGTAATGGCTAAAAGAAGCACGGACACTTCGCTGAGTTGCCGTGTCTATGTGTCGGACACATTTCGAAAACGACACTCGTCTAACACGCGTGTCTGTTGTGTCCAACcgtatcttaataaaaaaagaaaaaaattcttCTTCGGATACGCTTGGACAAACCTAAATATCATCACGTGTCAGCAGttttattcttaacatatattattaaaataaatttagatataatatatattattatttattaaaataaaaaatattttaaatacttgatataattaaaataagacattaaaaataattaaaatatttaatttatattttaatattaataaaatattaaaatatcattatgATTTATCGAAaaattactttatattttatatgtatgcgtGTCTTTATGTCatgtaagattttaaaatttgcgTGTCAGCATGTCTCGTGTCGTGTCGCGTCCCGTGTCTGTGTCAGTGTCCATGCATCatataaaaaacaataaattctcCTGGTCTTCTAGTATGAAATTAATTCCTTCACCaacttttctaatttttttaattcaaaattttcaatatcTTTAAAtgcactaattttaattttatttttcatatatcATTTAAATgtaagtatttttataaaatatttttaaaattttagttttagttatataatttttttacaataatttagcattgataaattttataatatataagtatgttattttaaaaaaattatttgattgaTTAAAAACAATTTCTTTTGTCAAAAAAACACGCATacttttaacaaaaaattaagaattaaaatacacattttttatttttttatttctataaaatatgaaatacacgttttttagaattaaaaaatatattttttaaaccaatcatataattcttttattaaaaaacatAATCATTGTTATGAGACATAATTTAAACCGATTGCGTATAAATGGACTAAATAAAAGAAGTCAGAGATGACAGCAAGAGTGTAACTTGCGGTTGGCGGTATTTATATGAAATTTTAATGACTAAGTCGGCAAGAGTTTAAATTGATTTATGTGAAAATTGGGTTGagaaatatttaaatttgtGGGAATATTTATAGGAAGAGGTGATAATTTAGTCATCTAAATTGATGATCTTATCTAAAGTGAGTGTGTAATTTTTTCTCTTACTGCATGAAAAGTTATCTCGCATCGCGTAATTATAAGTATTAAATTACTATGAAAGAAAATTTGTATAATTAAAATGAGAGCATTCAAAGATATTAAGAATTTTGTATtcataaccaaaaaaaaaaactagtgaAGAGACTAATTTGATACACGATATTCAATTTGAGGCACTAAAATTAGTTACTTAATTCAAAGTCAAGAAccaatttaatatatttacaaTGATGACATAATGGATGATATGTGAACGAATAATATTACAAAACGTGACACAAATTAATACATGACAAAATAGCACATGTGATATACTTGTCCATGTCAATATGTTATGTGTCACGACCTGTCATCATATTATTATGCGTGACCAAACTATGAAGTGATAAGTATCATTAATGATTCACGTCATTAAGCTACATCAGTATgcaatatataaaaaaattaaatgactCAAGAATtagtataatatatttttatcaattttagagatataattaaatttttagagataattttaatgcataatattgattttaaagattattttaaaatttaactcaCTTTTGATGTAAATTATAATTCTTATACGAATGTATTAATTGAATAATAAGTTATTAACAagtatttataataaaattattttatctcaTGTGACATAAATTgattaaaaagaataaatatttttgttttatcctCAAAGTATTTAATAATAACTTACATTATTTGGTTTTTATGATATTTAATTGCACAAATTTCATCCATTCCATGAATCGAGCAGAAGTACTAAAGTAGTATTAAATGTTATCGGGATAAATACGTATGTACGCATGTAAAATGAATGTGCTCCGTGTTCAATGGATGGCCATCAATAAATATCAATATATAGATTTGCGTACCTAAAAATATAAcaaggatttttaaaatataataataaaaattttgaatcacgcttttaatatatttaatgaaTTTAGTGAATATGTGACTAATTGTTGGGTATATAAAGATGAttagatataattaaataatttttttaaaagatatttatttttatatttagttgTTATAGGATTgatgataatatttttttaagatacaataaaatttaaaaattttttaattaataataataaaaaattttcaactcTTTTAAACAAAAAAAGTCTTATAATAGTTAAAATACACACTCAATTATTCTTTATAAATAGTGAACAAAGATTTTATTTATATCTATtgtacatatataataattataatttgtcACGTGCATAAATTATTATGATTCTTTTATTGTCAATAAGTACAATGTTTTAAACATACACCATTCTTAAAGATTTATGTCTTTTTAATCAATAGATATAATATTTCAAATATACaccatttttaaaaaattgtgtcCTTTAACAAAATGGTACTATGTATCATTATTATAATTGACAATATATAAACAATTGATAactatttattaatattaataataatattaattaattaaatttaaaaatatcttttacaaataaaatgaaattctTCTAGCGACAAATTAATTTTGTCCTTCGTTAATAATCTTTAATATGtatattagaatataattttatttttgtcgtatgtatttttataatcctaaaaatatttcacgtgttttttttttttcatttattcaCAAAATTTCACTTATAATAAGATATCTACCCGCAACAATATTCATTGATTTTACATTCAGTAACATGTGACCCCATTTTAAATGCTTAACAGTTAACATGCCTATTTCTTGCTTAACAATGGACAAGTGAAGTTATGGGTCTTACAAGTAGTTATGATAATTTGGCGGACAAAGCTAATAAGGGGAAGAAttatattttggtaaaaaatgaaaattactttttttttttgaaataaataaaaaagtttttattttaaaatttaaattataaattttaaattaagtattttcttctcaatttctaattttttttaaggacaaaatattttttataattgaaatttttttaagtaatatCTAGCTATTCAAGTAATTAGTCGAAGTAACTCAAACCGTTTAGACTAGTACTAAGAACTATGTAGAccaattatttaaatatttggaGATCGATTAAAAATTTTCGAATTGTAAAAGAGTATTTTGTCTTTTAAAAACCGCTTTGATTAGTACCAGGAGGCTAAGGCTCTTAAAACAGAATCTTTTATCAAACCAATAAAATtagagatttgatggctcaaaagTTCAACCAAGATTTAACTAAGTTAaactaaatataataaaataatatatttatgtataaaatttataatttaaaaaaaatatttttatttattattttgaattagTTAATCATTAAGAAATAGTATCTATTTAGTCagctaaataatttttttaccaTTTTTATTTCGGTTTTGGACTAGTTTAGTATCAAATGATTTTTAGTCTGAATTGAATCAGTCTAACAATGGATTTTCGATTAACTGAGTTGAACCAATTAATTCAGTCTTCAGAATCATTTGAAGAACTGTTTAAATCgattatttaaataattgaagaccgattaaaaattttttaattatggaGATTAGA
The genomic region above belongs to Arachis stenosperma cultivar V10309 chromosome 5, arast.V10309.gnm1.PFL2, whole genome shotgun sequence and contains:
- the LOC130982712 gene encoding alkane hydroxylase MAH1-like; amino-acid sequence: MAMFFYLATMAALLCFLLHFFHRRLCCKSPLLIDWPIVGMLPIVLWNLFRIHDFITDVLKQEGKTGEVMGPWFTNMNYLVTSDPINVHHMMSKSFDNYVKGSEFRDIFQIFGDGIFTTDSETWRYHRSLLLSLVKNRSFEIFLEKTIQKKVEASLIPVLEHVLQQRVEVDLQDIFNRFTFDNICSIVLGYDPNCLSIEFPQVACEKAFNEAEESLFYRHAVPKSVWKLLERLQIGQERKMSEACKVFDQFIYSCIASKREEISKYNKSQRDEAQVDLLSALMMMREQEQEQEKGQSQTLLVNDDKFLRDSTFNIFVAGRDTITSALTWFFWLVATNPLVEAKILDEIKENFGSNNDEMKHKVFGMEEGKKLVYLHGALCESLRLFPPIPFERKQPIKSDILPSGHHVNPSTMILLSLFAMGRFEEVWGKDCLEFKPERWISNKGSIVHIPSYKFISFNAGPRTCLGKDISFIQLKMVAASILCNYHIHVVEGHQAIPSHSIVLLMKDGLKVRVTRRCLF